Proteins encoded within one genomic window of Candidatus Pseudothioglobus singularis PS1:
- the trpB gene encoding tryptophan synthase subunit beta: MSYNLPDEKGHFDQYGGIFVAETLMTAVTELKEAYEKFKDDPDFLKEFEDDLKHYVGRKTPLYFAENLTKKIGGAKIYLKREDLNHTGAHKINNTIGQALLAKRMGKTRIIAETGAGQHGVASATIAARLGLECVVYMGEVDVVRQVQNVYRMKLLGATVVPVSSGSKTLKDALNEAMRDWVTNIDDTYYIIGTVAGPHPYPMLVRDFQSVIGKEAKEQFDDQVGGLPDAVIACVGGGSNAIGLFYPFIEDTSVKIIGVEAGGRGIDLGPDAHAAPLTAGSVGVLHGNRTYLMENDDGQIIEGHSISAGLDYPGVGPEHAYLKDIGRAEYVAITDKEALEAFHLLTEVEGIIPALEPSHAIAYAVKLAKEWSSDKSIIINLSGRGDKDMQTIAEVEGIEF, encoded by the coding sequence ATGAGCTATAACCTTCCTGACGAAAAAGGTCATTTTGATCAATACGGTGGAATCTTTGTTGCCGAAACTCTGATGACAGCAGTCACAGAGTTAAAAGAGGCCTATGAGAAATTTAAAGATGATCCAGACTTCCTTAAAGAGTTTGAGGATGACCTTAAACACTATGTTGGACGTAAAACGCCACTCTACTTCGCAGAAAACCTGACTAAAAAGATTGGTGGTGCAAAAATTTATCTGAAGCGTGAGGACTTAAATCATACTGGTGCTCATAAAATTAATAATACAATTGGACAAGCGCTTCTTGCCAAGCGCATGGGTAAAACTAGAATTATTGCTGAGACAGGTGCTGGTCAGCATGGCGTAGCTTCGGCAACTATTGCAGCCAGACTGGGTCTTGAGTGTGTTGTATATATGGGCGAAGTTGATGTTGTTAGACAAGTCCAGAATGTATATCGTATGAAGCTCCTTGGTGCGACTGTCGTTCCTGTATCCTCAGGATCAAAGACTCTTAAAGATGCTTTGAATGAGGCAATGCGAGACTGGGTAACTAACATTGATGACACTTACTATATTATTGGAACGGTAGCTGGACCACACCCCTATCCTATGTTAGTAAGGGACTTTCAGAGCGTCATTGGTAAAGAAGCTAAAGAGCAATTTGATGATCAGGTTGGCGGTCTTCCAGATGCTGTTATTGCCTGTGTTGGCGGTGGTTCAAATGCAATAGGCCTGTTCTATCCATTTATTGAGGATACCTCAGTGAAAATTATCGGCGTTGAGGCTGGTGGTCGTGGAATTGACTTAGGACCTGATGCACATGCGGCTCCATTGACTGCAGGAAGCGTAGGTGTTTTGCATGGAAACAGAACATACTTGATGGAAAATGATGATGGTCAAATTATTGAGGGACACTCAATTTCAGCGGGTCTTGATTATCCAGGAGTTGGTCCTGAGCATGCCTACCTTAAAGATATTGGAAGAGCAGAGTATGTTGCTATTACTGATAAAGAGGCATTAGAAGCATTTCATTTATTGACTGAGGTGGAAGGTATTATTCCTGCTCTTGAGCCATCACATGCAATTGCATATGCTGTAAAACTCGCCAAAGAGTGGTCTAGTGATAAATCTATTATCATTAACCTCTCAGGAAGAGGTGATAAGGATATGCAAACCATTGCTGAAGTTGAAGGCATTGAATTTTAG
- the topA gene encoding type I DNA topoisomerase encodes MSKNLVIVESPAKAKTIEKFLGADYVVKSSIGHIRDMPKKDMGVNIENDFQPTYAISADKKKVVADLKKSAKTAEKIYLATDEDREGEAIAWHLQQALSLAEDTPRIVFHEITKGAITDAISNPRTINTDLVNAQQARRIIDRLVGFEISPVLWRKISGARSAGRVQSPVVRLVVEREREISAHSPVSTYKVKANLVNKTSQSLEVKLGKDFDSREEALAFAEALLKSTLIVESIDTKPSKRSPKAPFITSTLQQEASQKLGFSVKQTMSIAQNLYREGAITYMRTDSLNLSEVAISAAQDEIISKYGKDFHQARRYKTSSTGAQEAHEAIRPTDLTKPTILGLDDQSAKLYSLIYKRTLASQMSDAQLQKTKINISISERSENFIADGEILSFAGFLEVYDYIAAEDKLLPEVSKGDELTLMDMSSRESFSRAKPRYTEASLVKEIEQMGIGRPSTFATMITTVQDRNYVVKDTREGAQREYQMIEIADGVISQLTQTENTGAEKNKLFPTNVAYLLVDFLVKNFRNIIGYEFTANLESDFDLIAEESKPWAGVIRNFYEPFHEQIELAKDISRDETHGKRDLGEDPVSGKPVSVRFGRYGAYAQIGTQDDEEKPTFASLRTGQDIENISLDEAIELFKMPRTVGETDGGEVIKANYGRFGPYIQYGKKYVSLKEVSPEEVSLETALELIAAKEKFDAERIIKVFEDSEIQVLNGRFGPYIWNGKKRGKGQKNVTVQKVFGDKEPADLSLEECKKAIEGKIKAKKAKAKKSKKKAPAKKKASS; translated from the coding sequence ATGTCAAAAAATCTTGTTATTGTCGAATCACCGGCGAAAGCAAAAACAATTGAAAAGTTCTTAGGCGCAGACTATGTTGTTAAGTCAAGCATAGGTCATATTCGAGACATGCCAAAGAAAGATATGGGTGTCAATATAGAGAATGACTTCCAGCCAACCTACGCTATCAGTGCGGATAAGAAAAAAGTAGTTGCTGATCTTAAAAAATCCGCTAAGACTGCTGAGAAAATTTATCTTGCAACTGATGAGGACAGAGAGGGAGAGGCCATTGCATGGCATTTGCAACAAGCGCTTTCCTTAGCTGAGGATACTCCAAGGATTGTTTTTCATGAGATAACCAAGGGTGCTATTACCGATGCAATTAGCAACCCAAGGACAATAAATACTGATCTTGTTAATGCGCAGCAAGCCAGGCGCATTATTGACAGACTTGTTGGCTTTGAAATCTCACCAGTGCTATGGCGTAAAATTTCTGGAGCACGCTCTGCTGGCAGAGTTCAGTCTCCAGTTGTGAGATTGGTGGTTGAGCGTGAACGTGAAATCTCTGCACACTCTCCTGTTAGCACTTATAAAGTTAAAGCAAACCTTGTAAACAAGACTAGTCAAAGCCTTGAGGTAAAGCTAGGCAAAGACTTTGACTCCAGAGAAGAGGCGCTTGCTTTTGCAGAGGCTCTTTTGAAGTCAACGTTAATTGTTGAGTCTATTGATACTAAGCCTTCTAAAAGGTCACCTAAAGCGCCATTTATTACTTCTACATTACAACAAGAGGCATCTCAAAAGCTTGGATTTTCTGTCAAGCAAACTATGTCAATTGCGCAAAACTTATATCGTGAAGGCGCAATCACATACATGAGAACTGACTCGTTAAATTTATCTGAAGTGGCAATTTCAGCGGCCCAAGATGAAATTATTTCTAAATATGGCAAGGATTTTCATCAGGCCAGAAGATATAAGACAAGTTCCACTGGTGCTCAAGAGGCGCATGAAGCAATCAGACCAACGGATCTAACTAAGCCAACTATTTTGGGTTTAGATGATCAGTCAGCAAAATTGTATTCTTTAATTTATAAACGGACATTGGCGTCTCAAATGAGTGATGCCCAGTTACAAAAAACTAAAATCAATATTAGTATCTCGGAAAGAAGTGAAAACTTTATTGCAGATGGTGAGATTCTCTCTTTTGCTGGATTTCTTGAGGTTTATGATTACATTGCTGCTGAAGATAAATTGTTGCCTGAGGTGTCTAAGGGTGATGAGCTCACTCTCATGGATATGAGTTCTAGAGAGTCATTCTCTAGAGCAAAACCAAGATACACTGAAGCCTCATTAGTTAAAGAGATTGAGCAAATGGGGATTGGAAGACCGTCTACATTTGCAACAATGATTACAACAGTTCAAGATAGAAATTATGTTGTCAAAGATACTAGAGAAGGTGCTCAACGAGAGTACCAAATGATAGAAATTGCAGATGGTGTTATCTCACAATTGACGCAAACTGAGAATACTGGAGCTGAAAAAAATAAGTTATTCCCAACAAATGTAGCCTACCTCTTAGTTGATTTTTTGGTTAAAAACTTTAGAAATATTATTGGGTATGAGTTTACAGCTAATCTTGAAAGTGACTTTGACCTTATTGCTGAAGAATCCAAGCCATGGGCAGGCGTAATTCGAAATTTTTATGAACCCTTTCATGAGCAAATAGAGCTTGCTAAGGATATTTCGCGAGATGAAACCCATGGAAAGAGGGACTTAGGAGAAGATCCAGTTTCTGGTAAGCCAGTAAGTGTGCGATTCGGTCGATATGGTGCTTATGCTCAGATTGGCACTCAAGATGATGAGGAAAAACCAACTTTTGCTTCACTTAGAACAGGGCAAGACATTGAAAATATATCACTTGATGAAGCAATAGAGCTTTTCAAAATGCCTCGAACTGTTGGAGAGACAGATGGTGGTGAAGTAATTAAGGCTAATTATGGACGTTTTGGTCCATATATTCAATATGGAAAAAAGTATGTCTCTTTGAAAGAGGTCTCACCAGAAGAGGTTTCTTTAGAGACTGCATTAGAGCTTATTGCTGCAAAAGAAAAATTCGATGCTGAAAGAATAATAAAGGTATTTGAAGACTCTGAAATTCAGGTTTTGAATGGTCGTTTTGGTCCATATATTTGGAATGGTAAAAAGCGAGGTAAAGGTCAAAAAAATGTCACTGTTCAAAAAGTTTTTGGTGACAAAGAGCCAGCAGACTTATCCCTTGAGGAGTGCAAAAAAGCTATAGAGGGAAAAATTAAAGCCAAAAAAGCTAAAGCAAAAAAATCCAAAAAGAAAGCGCCTGCCAAAAAAAAAGCTTCTAGTTAA
- the rpmH gene encoding 50S ribosomal protein L34 gives MKRTFQPSVLKRKRNHGFRARMKTRSGRAILSARRKKGRKRLAA, from the coding sequence ATGAAAAGAACTTTCCAACCCAGCGTACTAAAACGCAAACGTAATCATGGCTTTAGAGCCAGAATGAAAACTCGATCAGGCCGTGCCATATTAAGTGCACGAAGAAAAAAAGGGCGTAAGCGCTTAGCAGCATAA
- a CDS encoding KdsC family phosphatase, translating into MNGNKKASSIAKNIKLLILDVDGVLTDGGIYFDDNGTEHKKFDSQDGCGIKLLELSGVEVAIITARSTKSVAHRLNTLGIKNYYHGIKDKGVALKELSDKLSIDLNESAFVGDDVIDLPAMSKVALPIAVANAHSFVKENALMVTEKAGGSGAVREVCDFLLKSQNKYDDLMQSFLK; encoded by the coding sequence ATGAATGGTAATAAAAAAGCTAGCAGTATTGCCAAGAACATCAAACTATTAATCTTAGATGTAGATGGGGTTCTAACTGATGGGGGGATATATTTTGATGACAATGGCACTGAACATAAAAAATTTGATTCACAAGATGGTTGTGGGATCAAGTTATTAGAATTATCTGGCGTTGAAGTTGCAATCATTACTGCAAGAAGTACCAAGTCTGTTGCTCATAGGCTAAACACCCTTGGTATCAAAAATTATTATCATGGGATTAAAGATAAAGGCGTTGCTTTAAAAGAACTATCAGACAAACTATCTATCGATCTCAATGAGTCAGCCTTTGTAGGAGATGATGTCATCGACCTGCCAGCTATGTCAAAAGTTGCTTTACCTATTGCTGTTGCAAATGCTCACTCTTTTGTAAAAGAAAATGCATTGATGGTCACAGAAAAGGCTGGAGGCTCTGGAGCTGTTAGAGAGGTTTGTGATTTTTTATTAAAATCACAAAATAAATATGATGACCTAATGCAGTCATTTTTAAAATGA
- the yidD gene encoding membrane protein insertion efficiency factor YidD translates to MKYLLLPLIKIYQWLVSPILGNNCRHIPTCSEYTFDAIKYHGAIKGVALGAKRISKCHPWSEASFDPVPKK, encoded by the coding sequence ATGAAATATTTGCTTCTACCTCTTATTAAGATTTATCAATGGCTAGTTAGTCCTATTCTAGGAAATAATTGTCGTCATATTCCAACATGCTCTGAATATACGTTTGATGCTATCAAATATCATGGTGCGATAAAAGGTGTGGCTCTTGGAGCAAAAAGAATAAGTAAATGCCATCCATGGTCTGAAGCTAGCTTTGACCCAGTCCCAAAAAAATAA
- a CDS encoding F0F1 ATP synthase subunit epsilon: MSVIHVDVVSATEEIYSGEAKCVFAPASMGEIGVYPMHVPLISTLKPGEVRVETESGMESIFVSGGIIEVQPGTVTIFSDTAIRANDLDESKALEAKQRAEEAMSNSQGDQDVTTTQAALADAMAQLQMITKMRSKKR; encoded by the coding sequence ATGTCAGTAATACATGTTGATGTAGTTAGTGCAACTGAGGAAATATACTCAGGAGAGGCGAAGTGTGTTTTTGCGCCAGCTTCAATGGGCGAGATTGGTGTTTATCCAATGCATGTTCCACTAATTAGCACGCTCAAACCTGGTGAGGTGAGGGTTGAAACAGAGAGTGGCATGGAGTCAATCTTTGTCTCAGGAGGGATTATTGAGGTTCAGCCTGGTACGGTTACAATCTTCTCTGACACTGCTATTCGTGCAAATGATTTAGATGAGTCCAAAGCACTTGAGGCAAAACAAAGAGCTGAAGAAGCTATGTCTAATTCTCAAGGCGATCAGGATGTAACAACTACTCAAGCTGCATTGGCAGATGCAATGGCTCAGCTTCAAATGATCACTAAGATGAGAAGTAAAAAGCGTTAA
- the rnpA gene encoding ribonuclease P protein component, whose product MSSSLAHSVRITNAKEFAHVFKKGFHSQSKFWKIVANDSGNGFSRLGLAISKKEYKRAVDRNLFKRLARETFRKNQDNLDHLDFVVMAKKSKSKNNSELTLDLITLMKNAKTKAKTQ is encoded by the coding sequence ATGTCCAGCTCGCTCGCTCATAGTGTGCGTATTACAAATGCAAAAGAGTTCGCTCACGTTTTCAAAAAAGGCTTTCACTCCCAAAGTAAGTTCTGGAAAATAGTTGCTAATGACTCTGGTAATGGTTTCTCAAGACTGGGCCTTGCCATATCCAAAAAAGAATATAAAAGGGCTGTTGACAGAAACCTATTTAAACGTCTTGCTCGTGAAACTTTTAGAAAAAATCAAGATAATTTAGACCACCTAGACTTTGTTGTAATGGCTAAAAAATCTAAGTCTAAAAACAATAGTGAATTAACCTTAGATTTGATTACTCTTATGAAAAATGCTAAAACGAAGGCAAAAACTCAATGA
- the yidC gene encoding membrane protein insertase YidC, translating to MNTQKLFLFIAIFLTVFLLWDKWELTQSTDANGNVISQTQLIDNSSLSEKTDIPLASDVPVAEVSISDDSTPSVSESNINSAYTTVVTDLLTVQISHKGGTIISAYLNEYPNSLNSEDKFQLLSNSPDNIFHAQSGLIPAEQMPTHQDEYFSERQDYFLQGGNELVVPLKWTGSNGLSVTKNFRFKPNSYIIEVDYEISNNSSSDQVVSSYTQLAHGTPQKSGNFMMGMQNFNGGAVYNDEEIFEKIDFEDFDSTPKMVSVGGWAAMIQHYFFTAWIPNEKEKHTFSTKSSRNNYLLTTVNPGVSIAAGTTTNIGKNQLYIGPKEHVRLEQLAPGLDKTVDYGFLFIVAKPLSVFLHWIYSFVQNWAISIILVTLAIKLAFYKLSEKSFRSMAGMKKLAPRLQKIKETYEGDKQKIGKKTMELYRTEKINPAAGCLPILVQIPVFISIYWVLIEMVELRQTPFLYLPDLAAKDPFFILPLIMGASMWFQQRLNPPPADPIQARIMQMLPVVFTVFFLWFPSGLVLYWVTNNVLSIAQQVYINKKING from the coding sequence ATGAATACTCAAAAACTCTTTCTCTTTATAGCAATTTTTTTAACAGTCTTTCTTCTTTGGGACAAGTGGGAGCTCACTCAATCGACTGATGCAAATGGTAATGTAATATCCCAAACTCAACTGATTGATAATAGCTCATTAAGCGAAAAGACTGATATTCCTCTTGCAAGTGACGTTCCTGTTGCTGAGGTTTCAATATCTGATGACTCAACTCCATCAGTAAGCGAGTCAAATATTAATAGTGCGTATACAACTGTTGTTACAGATCTTTTAACAGTTCAAATTTCTCATAAGGGTGGAACAATAATTAGTGCCTACCTAAATGAATATCCAAACTCTCTAAACTCAGAAGACAAATTTCAGTTGCTTAGCAACTCTCCAGACAATATTTTTCATGCGCAGAGTGGATTAATTCCAGCAGAGCAAATGCCTACTCATCAAGATGAATATTTCTCTGAAAGGCAAGATTATTTCTTACAAGGCGGCAATGAATTAGTTGTCCCGCTAAAGTGGACAGGAAGCAATGGTCTTAGTGTTACTAAAAACTTCCGCTTCAAACCAAACAGCTACATTATTGAAGTAGACTATGAGATTAGTAATAATAGTTCTTCTGATCAAGTAGTAAGTAGCTATACACAACTAGCTCATGGTACTCCTCAAAAATCTGGTAATTTCATGATGGGCATGCAAAACTTTAATGGTGGTGCAGTCTACAACGATGAGGAAATTTTTGAAAAAATTGACTTTGAGGACTTTGATTCTACCCCTAAAATGGTATCAGTTGGTGGATGGGCTGCTATGATTCAGCACTACTTTTTTACTGCCTGGATTCCCAATGAAAAAGAAAAGCATACCTTCTCAACCAAATCAAGCAGAAATAACTATTTACTAACAACAGTAAACCCAGGTGTAAGTATTGCAGCAGGCACTACTACCAATATTGGGAAAAACCAACTCTATATCGGCCCTAAAGAACATGTTCGACTTGAACAGTTAGCTCCAGGCCTTGACAAGACTGTTGACTATGGCTTTCTATTTATAGTTGCTAAGCCTTTATCAGTTTTCTTGCACTGGATCTATAGTTTTGTTCAAAACTGGGCTATTTCAATAATTCTAGTTACTTTAGCTATAAAACTTGCTTTCTATAAGCTTTCGGAGAAATCATTTCGCTCGATGGCAGGAATGAAAAAACTTGCGCCAAGACTTCAAAAAATCAAAGAAACATATGAGGGTGATAAACAGAAAATTGGCAAAAAGACAATGGAGCTATACAGAACAGAAAAAATCAATCCTGCTGCGGGTTGTCTACCAATCCTAGTTCAAATCCCTGTATTTATATCAATTTACTGGGTCCTTATTGAAATGGTGGAGCTCCGCCAAACACCATTCTTGTACTTGCCAGATTTAGCGGCTAAAGATCCTTTCTTTATCTTGCCACTTATTATGGGCGCATCAATGTGGTTCCAGCAAAGGCTTAATCCGCCTCCTGCAGATCCAATCCAGGCAAGAATAATGCAGATGCTTCCGGTTGTATTTACTGTTTTCTTCCTTTGGTTCCCTTCAGGACTAGTATTATATTGGGTTACCAATAACGTGCTGTCAATTGCACAACAAGTATATATCAATAAAAAAATTAATGGATAA
- a CDS encoding DUF494 family protein, with protein MTNNILDVLTFMFDFLFESAEQDSTQELDDDLLKTHLSEAGFDSDRIEKALVWLENIAALQDGKIASFNTVHNSMRIYNDLEKTKLDSRARGFIMFMENMGQLNASQREIVIDQVMSLEDSKLSIDDLKWVVMMVIGNSAESAVPSQWIESIVFYDDNPTLQ; from the coding sequence ATGACTAATAATATTCTTGATGTGCTCACCTTTATGTTTGATTTTTTGTTTGAGTCGGCTGAGCAAGACTCGACGCAAGAGTTGGATGATGATCTATTAAAAACTCATCTTTCTGAGGCAGGATTTGATTCGGATCGAATTGAAAAAGCTTTAGTTTGGCTTGAGAATATTGCCGCACTTCAAGATGGAAAAATTGCAAGTTTCAATACAGTGCATAATTCCATGAGAATCTACAATGATCTAGAAAAAACAAAACTAGATTCTAGAGCCAGAGGATTCATAATGTTTATGGAAAATATGGGCCAACTCAATGCGAGCCAAAGAGAAATAGTTATTGATCAAGTAATGTCCCTAGAGGACTCCAAATTAAGTATTGATGACTTGAAATGGGTGGTTATGATGGTTATCGGAAATAGTGCTGAATCTGCTGTTCCGTCACAATGGATTGAATCTATTGTGTTTTATGATGATAACCCTACCCTTCAGTAG
- the atpD gene encoding F0F1 ATP synthase subunit beta produces the protein MSIGKITQIIGAVIDVEFPSDAIPKVYNALHVTKANLTLEVQQQLGDNVVRAIAMGGSEGLQRGLEVTNTGKAITVPVGTKTLGRIMNVLGEPIDNAGEIGQEADWEIHRSAPAYDELAPATELLETGIKVIDLVCPFAKGGKVGLFGGAGVGKTVNMMELIRNIAIEHSGYSVFAGVGERTREGNDFYHEMKDSNVLDKVSLVYGQMNEPPGNRLRVALTGLTMAEYFRDEGRDVLLFIDNIYRYTLAGTEVSALLGRMPSAVGYQPTLASEMGALQERITSTKTGSITSIQAVYVPADDLTDPSPATTFAHLDATVVLSRQVAELGIYPAVDPLDSTSRQLDPLIVGQEHYDVARGVQGVLQRYKELKDIIAILGMDELSEEDKQTVSRARKIQKFLSQPFFVAEVFTGSPGKYVSLKDTISGFKAILDGEHDAIPEQAFYMTGSIQEVKEKASETA, from the coding sequence ATGAGTATAGGCAAAATTACACAAATTATTGGCGCTGTTATCGATGTCGAATTTCCATCTGACGCAATACCTAAGGTATATAACGCACTTCATGTTACTAAAGCGAACCTTACTTTAGAGGTTCAGCAACAGCTTGGCGATAATGTCGTTAGAGCTATTGCAATGGGAGGTTCTGAAGGACTCCAGCGAGGTTTAGAAGTGACTAATACTGGTAAAGCTATTACCGTCCCTGTTGGTACAAAAACTCTTGGTCGTATTATGAATGTACTTGGTGAGCCAATTGATAATGCTGGTGAAATTGGTCAAGAAGCAGATTGGGAAATTCACCGCTCAGCCCCTGCATATGATGAATTAGCACCTGCTACTGAATTACTAGAAACAGGTATTAAAGTGATTGATTTAGTTTGCCCTTTTGCAAAAGGTGGAAAGGTTGGATTGTTTGGCGGTGCTGGTGTAGGTAAAACAGTTAACATGATGGAGCTTATTCGTAACATTGCGATTGAGCACTCAGGATATTCTGTATTTGCTGGCGTTGGTGAGCGAACGCGTGAAGGTAATGATTTCTATCATGAGATGAAAGATTCAAACGTACTAGATAAAGTATCGTTAGTCTACGGTCAGATGAATGAGCCTCCAGGAAATAGACTTCGTGTTGCTTTAACTGGCCTCACGATGGCTGAATATTTTCGTGATGAAGGTCGCGACGTTTTACTATTTATTGATAATATTTATCGTTATACTCTTGCAGGAACTGAAGTTTCAGCCCTATTAGGACGTATGCCTTCTGCGGTTGGTTATCAGCCAACACTTGCTTCAGAAATGGGTGCCCTTCAAGAAAGGATTACTTCTACAAAAACAGGCTCTATTACCTCTATTCAAGCAGTATATGTTCCTGCGGATGACTTAACAGATCCATCTCCAGCTACAACATTTGCTCACTTGGATGCCACGGTAGTTCTATCTCGTCAAGTCGCAGAGCTAGGTATTTATCCAGCGGTAGATCCTCTTGATTCAACTTCACGTCAACTTGACCCCTTAATTGTTGGGCAAGAGCACTATGATGTTGCGCGTGGAGTGCAAGGTGTTCTTCAGCGTTACAAGGAGCTGAAAGATATTATTGCTATCCTTGGTATGGATGAGTTATCTGAAGAAGATAAGCAGACTGTATCTCGTGCCCGTAAGATTCAAAAATTCCTTTCACAGCCTTTCTTTGTTGCAGAAGTCTTTACCGGTTCACCGGGTAAGTATGTTTCATTAAAGGATACGATTTCTGGATTTAAAGCTATCTTAGATGGAGAGCATGATGCTATTCCTGAGCAAGCTTTTTATATGACAGGCTCTATTCAAGAAGTTAAAGAAAAGGCATCGGAGACAGCATAA
- a CDS encoding MGMT family protein produces MTPFQSECYKALEKVPPGKVISYAGLAEMIGRPKAHRAVGSAMNKNPFAPKVPCHRVVKSNGEIGGFADDINVKIKRLHKEGVEVLDNKIVNFKSILFSES; encoded by the coding sequence ATGACTCCATTTCAATCAGAATGTTATAAAGCACTCGAAAAAGTTCCGCCTGGTAAAGTGATTTCATACGCTGGTCTTGCGGAGATGATAGGAAGGCCAAAAGCTCATCGAGCTGTTGGAAGCGCCATGAATAAAAACCCTTTTGCGCCTAAAGTACCTTGTCACAGAGTGGTGAAGTCGAATGGAGAAATAGGTGGTTTTGCAGATGATATTAACGTGAAAATAAAACGCCTTCATAAAGAAGGCGTTGAAGTACTAGATAATAAGATTGTTAACTTTAAGTCTATTTTATTTAGCGAGTCTTAA
- a CDS encoding phosphoribosylanthranilate isomerase, producing the protein MTKVKICGFTEPNNARDAALAGVDAIGLVFYDKSPRNVDIHSAQKIIEALPPFINRVGLFVNANPSFIDEILCEVPLDTLQFHGDESVLDCAQYQMPFIKSLRVKPDTNVKEIAENFSSASALLLDSFSPSSYGGTGESFDWSLARVKISLPIILAGGLTVDNVADAIKQVNPYAVDASSGVESAPGVKDIDKIEAFIRHTNS; encoded by the coding sequence ATGACTAAGGTAAAAATTTGTGGATTTACTGAGCCTAATAATGCCAGAGATGCTGCCTTAGCCGGCGTTGATGCAATCGGCCTGGTTTTTTATGATAAATCTCCACGAAATGTAGATATCCATTCTGCTCAAAAAATAATTGAAGCGCTTCCTCCTTTCATAAATAGAGTGGGTTTATTTGTTAATGCTAACCCCAGCTTTATTGATGAGATTCTTTGTGAGGTGCCTCTTGATACTCTTCAGTTTCATGGTGATGAAAGTGTTCTTGATTGTGCCCAATATCAAATGCCATTTATCAAGTCTTTACGCGTAAAACCAGACACTAATGTTAAAGAAATAGCTGAAAATTTTTCATCAGCTAGCGCACTCCTTTTAGATTCTTTCAGTCCTTCAAGTTATGGAGGAACCGGTGAGTCTTTTGATTGGTCATTGGCGCGTGTCAAAATATCATTGCCAATTATTTTGGCTGGTGGCTTAACTGTTGACAATGTAGCCGATGCAATTAAACAAGTAAATCCATATGCAGTTGATGCTTCAAGTGGCGTGGAAAGTGCACCAGGAGTTAAGGATATTGATAAAATAGAAGCTTTTATCAGACATACCAATTCATGA